The DNA sequence CCCGGTCGGTGTCCGGGGTGAACACGGCGGCGTTGAGGCCGTAGATGGAGTCGTTCGCCAGCCGTACGGCGTCCTTCTCGTCCTGCGCCGGGATCACGCTCAGGACCGGCCCGAAGATCTCCTCCTGGGCGATCACCGACGAGTTGTCGACGTTGCCGAACACCGTCGGCTCGACGAACCAGCCCCGGTCGAGTTCCTTCGGCCGGCCGCCGCCAGCGGCGAGGGTGGCCCCGCTCGCGACGCCCTTGGCGACGTACCCCTCGACCCGCTCCCGCTGCGCGGCGGACGCCAGCGGCCCCATCTGCGTCTGCGGGTCGAACGGTGAGCCGACCCGGACCTCCCGGAACACGGCGGCGATGGCCTCGACCATCTCGTCGTGCCGGCTGCGCGGCACGATGATCCGGGTGAGTGAGGCGCACACCTGGCCGGACTGGAAGCACTCGATGCCGGCGAGCGAGCGGGCGGCGCCCGCGACGTCGGCGTCGTCGAGGATGACGGCGGCCGACTTGCCGCCGAGTTCCAGGGTCACCCGGGCGACCCGCTGGCCGCCGAGCGCGGCGATCCGCCGGCCCGCTGCGGTCGAGCCGGTGAAGGTGATCTTGTCGACCCGGGGGTCGGTGACGAGTTGCTCGCCGACGGTCCGGTCCGCCGTCACGATGTTGAGGACTCCCGGTGGCAGGCCGATCTCGTCGGCGATCTCGGCGACGAGGTACGCCTCGCCCGGGGCCTGGGAAGGTGACTTCAGCACGACCGTGCAGCCGGCGAGCAGCGCCGGCCCGGCCTTGTGCACGATGTACTCGAGCGCGCCGTTCCACGGGTAGATCGCCCCGACCACGCCGACCGGCTCCCGGATCAGCATCCCGGAGCCGCCCCACATGCTGGGCAGGCCCGGTTCCTCGAAGGCGAACGTCTCGGCGAGGTCCGCGTAGCCGTTCAGGCTGTGCTCGGCCATCGCGCCGATCCGTACGGCGAAGTTGTAGAGCACGCCCGTCTCCCGTGCCCACACGCCGGCGAAGTCCTCGGTCCGGGCCTTGATGCCGGTGGCGAGTTTGCGGAGGTAGTCCGCCCGCTCCCGGTGTGACAGGCGGGGCCAGGGGCCCTCGTCGAACGCCCGGCGGGCGGCGGCGATCGCCCGGTCCATGTCCGGTGGCTGCGCCGCCGCGACCCGGAGGAACGGCTCCTCGGTCGCCGAGTCGATCACCTCGATCATGGCGTCCGAGCTGGGTTCGACCCACCTGCCGTCGATGTAGAAGCGGTCGTGGACCCGGACGGTCTCTGCTGGTTCGGCCATCACACTCTCCCTGGGTTGCCGATCTCTCGTCAGCTAGCGCCATGTGTGTCAGCTGCTGACAAGGGCTACAGTACATGACAGCTCCAGGTAGGTGCTCTGGTCGACGTGCCACGGCGGCCCAAGGCCCGTGCGTCCCAGCGTTGGGCCCGCCCGTTCGGTTGCTGTGGCCCAGCTGCCGCCGATGGGAGCTACAGCCGGGCACTCGACCGCGCCGGAGGCAACCCCCGAGGGAGTTACGACTGGGGCGAAACTTCGCCCCTTCTGACCTGCGGCCGAGCGACCAGCCCGCAAAGGGCCCCGAGAGAGGGCCCGGCGACGCGCTCAAAGAGCCGCAATCATCCACCATCGAATTCCTGTTGATCAGGGAAAATTGCTCTGTGAGGGTCCGCGCTCACGGCCGTCATGACGCAGCCTCTGCGGCGGGCAACGGCAACGCCGCAAGCTACCTAGCCGCGCTCAAAGGTGGTCGAAGTAGCGCGCGAACCACGTGGCCGGGTATGTCGGGCATGCGTGGCGCAACGCATCGCTCGTGCCGTCGTAGGGACGCGACAAGGCGTCCTCCAACAGGACTACATAGCCATGATTGGTCAGCACCTCCAGAACCTTCCGCCAGTCTGCATACGCGATGAGAATCCGCGTCTCCTCATCGTCGTAGACCCCGGGACGCTCGGCACCGAGCAGAGCCAGCCCACCGAAGTTGCTCACCCGAACGAAGATCTCGGTTTCCGTGGCCGTCGCGGACGCCGGGATCTCAAACTGCCCGAGATAGCTGGCGTCCTGGACGTTCATGCCAGCGTCGACCGTGCAGACACAACCGAGGCGAGCCTCCACAGCGGCGACGAGCGCCGCGAACCGAGCCTGCTCAGCCGCGTAGTCGAACCCGGCCGGCCGCTCCAGGTGCACCGGATCATCCAGCTGCCGTAGCAGCGAATCGATCTCGTTGCGACCGCTCAACGTCATGTCCTTACCCTGCCGGGCCGTCACCGTTGCCCCAACCCGCTTGACACCAGGCCCATCCTTCATTTCTCGCCATTTATCAACTAGCAGGAAATAGGTCGGGGCACCCACGACCGCCCGGAACAGATAGAGTGCAACCATAAACAGTAGGACAAACCCAAATGCCCTACCAAGCATACCAAGAATTCCATAGAGAAGTTCAAATATACGAGAAACCGGCTTACCGTAACCGCATTCTGTTCTATCCGGGTCACGGCACGCCTCGTTGAGGGTGACGACTTTCCCTATCTGCCCTGGGCCGACTATGGAATGACCCACGACAGCCTCTAGGCTTTTCTCGCCCTCTCGCTCGACAATGATCCGGCAGACCCACCAGTAGCCCAGCCCATGGGTGCTGACCGGCCCTATCCGACGACACTCCTCGACCGTCGCTTGGACCGGCCGCCCGGTTGGGCCGTACGGACGAATTGAACCGGTGCCCGGGTAGAAGGAAACAGCCGTGAGGTAAATGAGCGAAAACACGTACGCCACAGCCAGGGTGACGACCGCGAAGAACAGCAGGCGGAGCCGGTAAAGCACCGGTCCGTACCGCTGCCAGATCAAGATCTCGCGCGATCGAGCGTCACGTTCGATCTTGTCGAGATCCTGTCTGTTGCTCAGTGAACTCCCCCCTGTCCGGTCTACTGTCCACGGTTCCGGAGTTGGTCCTGGCTTCGTAGGTGCTCCGCGAACGCTTCCTGGCTGCCCAATGCGAGGTAGATCGCGTTGCGGTAGGCGACCGAAGCCCACAGGTGCAGCTCGACGTCGTCGATGCGGCCGAACGGCTCCGCCAGCGCCTTGCGTTGCCGCCGGTTGAGCACCCGCTCCGGGCGGTCGAGCAGCTCGCCGGTGTGGCGCAGCTTGGCGAGGAAGACGTTCACCGCCGCCTCGTACCCGCCACCAAGGGCGCTGAGCAGGCCGAACTCGAAGACGTGCAGTGCCGCTTCGGACTGCCAGTAGCCGGGAGGCTTTCCGGGGCCGACGGGTACGGCGTGGACGTTCATCGTGTGGCGGACCTCGAACAGCAGCAGGACGCCCCGGCCGCGACGGCTCAACGGTGCGCTCCCGGTCGGCAGCCGCAGCGTACGGATCGGTTCGCCGGACGCCACGTCGAAGGACCCGCCGGAGGTCGGAAACCGGCCCGTCGTCGGCTCGGGGAGCAGGCACGCGAAGCGGTGATACCGCTGCCCGGCCAGGCTGGCACCGCCCAGCTTTCCACCTGCGGCACCCAGCAGGTCGAGCAGCGTGCTGGTGCTGCTGAGCTCGCCGGGCCGCAACGCGAGGACCATCGCGTCCGACAGCGGCAGGGCGAGTGGGCAGCGGTCCAGGAACGCCCGGGTCGCCTCGGTCTCGGCCCGCCCGCCGGTGACCTCCTCGGCGGCGTCGCGCCAGTCCCGGGCCACGGCGAGCCGGGCCGCGACGTCGCGGACGGCCGCCTCCGGTTCGGGATACCGCTGCTGTACGGCCAGCGGCAGCGGGTCGGCCATCGTGAGCGGGTCGCCGCAGTCGACGGGGTCGGTTGACCGGTGGGCGGCGCAGTCGGCCGGCGTGTGCGGGTCACCGTCGGCGGCGTGGCAGTCGCCGGCCCAGCTGGTCGACGGGTCCCACGAGCGCCGGCCGAACGCCAGCGACGGCAGCCGTCCGGTGGACAGCACCGCCTCGTACTGGGGTCGCGACCGCCCGAGGCGCAGCGCGTCGAGCGGCAGCACCGGTGCCAGCTGTGCGACGCCTTCGAGGATCGTGCAGTGCGGGCAGGCCGGCCCGGTCGGGTCGACGATCCGGTAGCGGCGGGGGTGGTCGATGCCCGGCTGCTCCCACTGCACCCAGATCCGGCCGCCGGCTTCCAGGTTGAGATAGAGATAGGTCGACGCGTCGCGCTGCCAGGTTACCGCGACAAGCTCGTCGAGGAACTCCGCAGTGGTAACGGTGCGCGCCTCGCCGTCGGCCATCCGGATCGCCTCTCGCACCGACTCCTGTGTGCAGCCCAGATGCTATCGGCGATCGTCAACCTTGGACGGCACCGGCGGCTCGGTCAGGTCTGGGTGGGAAAGCCCAGGTTGACGCCGCCGTGGCTAGGGTCGAGCCAGCGGCTGGTCACCACCTTGCCCCGGGTGAAGAAGTGCACCCCGTCGCGGCCGTGAGCGTGGCTGTCGCCGAACAGCGACGCCTTCCAGCCGCCGAACGAGTAGTACGCCATCGGCACCGGGATCGGCACGTTGATGCCGACCATGCCGACCTCCACCTCGTGCTGGAAGCGCCGGGCGGCACCGCCGTCGTTGGTGAAGATCGCCGTACCGTTGCCGTAGGGGTTGGCGTTGACCAGCTCCAGCGCGGCGTCGTACGAGTCGACCCGCAGCACCGACAGCACCGGGCCGAAGATCTCGTCGGTGTAGACCGACATCTGCGGCGTCACCTGGTCCAGCAGGGTCGGGCCGAGCCAGAAACCGGCGGCGGCGCCGTCGACCGGCACGCCCCGGCCGTCGACCACGATCTTCGCGCCGTCGGCGGCGCCGGCGGCCACGTACCCGGCGACCCGGTCGCGGTGCGCGGCGGTGATCAGCGGCCCCATGTCGCAGCCGGGCCGGCGGCCGTCCCCGGTACGGATCTTCCCGAGCCGTTCGACGATCCGGGCGACCAGGTCGTCGCCGACCGGCTCGACCGCCACCAGGGCGGAGATCGCCATGCACCGCTCCCCCGCCGAGCCGAAGCCGGCGTTGACCGCCGCGTCGGCGGCCAGGTCGAGGTCGGCGTCGGGCAGCACCACCATGTGGTTCTTCGCCCCGCCGAGGGCCTGCACGCGTTTGCCGGCGGCGGTGCCCCGGGTGTAGACGTGCCGGGCCACCGGGGTGGAGCCGACGAACGACACCGCCCGTACGCCCGGGTGGTCCAACAGCGCGTCGACGGCTTCGCGGTCGCCGTGCACCACGTTGCAGACCCCGGGCGGCAGGCCGGCCTCGGTGAACCACTGGGCGAGCAGCACCGCCGCCGACGGATCCTTCTCGGACGGTTTGACCACGACGGCGTTGCCGCAGGCGACGGCGATCGGCACGAACCACAGCGGCACCATCGCCGGGAAGTTGAACGGCGAGATCACCGCGACCACGCCGAGCGGCTGACGCAGACTGTACGAGTCGACCTCGGTGGAGACGTTCTCACTGAAGCCGCCGGTGAGCAGCGAGGGGATGCCGCAGGCGTACTCGACGACCTCCAGGCCGCGTTGCACCTCGCCGGCGGCGTCGGCGAGGACCTTGCCGTGTTCGGCGGTGATCACGGCGGCGAGTTCGTCGCGCCGGGCGTTGATGATCTCCCGGAAGGCGAACAGCACGCTGGTGCGCCGCGCCAGCGACACGTCCCGCCAGTCGCGGGCGGCCCGCGCCGCGACCTGCACGACGGCGTCGACCTGCGCGGCCGAGGCGAACCCGACGGTGGCGGCGACCTGCCCGGTCGCCGGGTCGAAGACCTCACCGTGGCGACCGTCGCCGCCGGCTTCCACCACAGTGGTACGGGCACCGTCGACGAAATGCGGGATCCGGTTCACGCCACACTTCCTTCCACAGTGGTCGACACCGAGGCTGACACCGACGCGATCGCGTCGACCAGGATCGCCAGCCCTTCCCGGGCCTCGTCGTCGGTGAGCGTCAACGGTGGACCCATCCGTAGCACGTTGCCGTACAGTCCGCCCTTGCCGACCAGCAGCCCGCCGGCCCGGCAGGCCTCGAACACGGCGGTGGTCGCGGCCGGGTCCGGGTCGCGGGTGCCGGGCCGGACGAACTCGACGGCCAGCATCAGGCCCTTGCCACGCACCTCGCCGACGATCGGATGCCGAGCCGCCGCCTCCACCAGTCCGGTACGCAGCAGCTCGCCGGTGCGGGCGGCGTTGGCCTGCAGATCATGGTCGCGCAGGTAGTCGAGCACGGCGACGCCGGCGGCGGTGCTGACCGGGTTTCCGCCGAACGTGGAGAACGAGATCGCCGGTACGCAGTTGAGCACGTCGGCGCGGCCGACGACGCCGGCCAGGGCGAAGCCGTTGCCGATGCCCTTGGCGAAGGTGAGCAGGTCCGGCACGACGCCGTGCGCCTGATAGCCCCAGAAGTGCTCGCCGGTACGCCCCCAGCCGGTCTGCACCTCGTCGGAGATCAGCAGGATGCCGGACTCGTCGAGGACCTTCTTCCACTCGCCGAACAGCCCGTCGGGGCCGTGTACGAAGCCGCCAACGCCCTGGATCGGTTCGGCGATCAGGCAGGCGACGTCACCGGCGGTCTGGGTGGCCAGGACCTCGCGCAGATCTTCGACGGCGGCGTCGAGCTGGGCGTCCGGGCCGAGCCGGGCCAGCAGGCCGCGCAGCCGGTCACCGGAGTGCAGCCAGCTCACCTGCAGCGGGTTGAGGGCGCTCGCCGACCAGCTGCGGTGCCCGGTGATGCCCATCGTGGCGTACGACCGGCCGTGGTAGCTGTTGCGCACGGCGAGGATCTGATGCGACCGGCGGTAGTTGGTGGCGGCCAGCAGCGCCGCCTCGTTGGCTTCGGTGCCGGAGTTGGTGAAGAAGACCCGGGCGTCGGCGATGCCGGACAGCGCGGCGATCCGTTCGGCCAGCTCCACCTGGTGGCGGATCAGGTAGAGGGTGGAGGTGTGCACCACGCCGGTGGCGAGCTGACGCTGTACCGCTTCGCGGATCTCCGGGATGTCGTAGCCGATCATGTTGGTCAGGACGCCGCCGAAGAAGTCCAGGTAGCTGCGTCCGTCGGCGACGGTGACCCGCCGGCCGGAGCCGGCGACGATCTCCAGTGGTTCGGCGTAGTAGAGCGGCATCCAGTCGGGCATCACGGCCCGGTGCCGGGTGAGCAGGTCGTCGGCGGTCATCTGCGGCACCACGCTCCCTGGGTCGTCGATGGGAGCACCTTCCCACCGTGACCGGATGAGGAGCAACTGGCATCGTGTAGCGGCTGGCCCGGCCCGACCTGACACTGCGTCGCCTGACCGGCCGGACCGGCGGCCCGAGGCCTACCCTCAGTCGTTCCTCGGCCTCGGTCGTTCCTCTCCGGTCTCAGTCGCCCGAGCCGCCCGCATCTGCCCCCGCCTCGGATCCTGACTCCGATCCCGCGTCGGACTCTGCCTCCCCGTCCGGGTCGGTGCCCCCGGAGCGTCGCCGCGTCGAACGTGTCCACAGCCAGACACCGACCAGGGCGCTTACCACGGCGGCGAACATGACCACTGACCGCGTCACAAACGGTATCTCGATGAACGGGTCGACCCGCTGCATCACCAACCCGGCGAGAGCGACGACAAACAGCAGGCAGGCGATTAACCGGTCGCGAAACATGCCGTCCTATATAGCACCCGACGCGTGGTTCAGCCCATCCGGCCCAGGCTATCGCCGGGCGTAAGGTCAGCTGACGCTCAGCTGTTGCGTGCCGCGGCCGCCAGGAACTCGGCCACCGCCCCGTCGGTCAGTTCGTCGCGCATCAACTCGTCGGCGAGCGCTGGCCCGATGGTGAACGACGGCACCCCGGCCGCCGCCAACCGCACCAGGTCGTCGACCGATTTGATGCTCGCCACCAGGGTCTGCGTCGGGCCACCGGCGAGGATCCGGTGCATGGTCTGGATCTGCGCCAGTCCGTCGCGGCCGGCGGCGGTCATCCGCCCCAGGTACGGCGCGATGTACCGGGCACCCGCCGCTGCGGCGAGCACCGCCTGCGCGGCGTGGTAGACGGCGGTGACCAGCACCGGCACCTGCTGGTCGGCGAGCCGGCGGGTGGCGGTGAGGCCGGACCGGGTGGCCGGCACCTTCACCACCACCCGGTCGCTGAGCTCGCGCAGCCGCAGTCCTTCGGTGACGATGCCGTCCGGGTCCTCGGCGAGGGTCTGCAGGAAAACGGTGCCGGCGCCGGCGGCGACCGCCCAGTCGTGCAGGGCGGGCAGCTCGGCCTGGCCCAGCCCGGCCCGGTCCAGCAGCAACGGGTTGGTGGTCACCCCGGCGAACAGCCCGGTGGCGAGCAGCGGGGCCAGTGCGGCCCGGTCGGCGGAGTCGAGATACAGCACGGTCACACGAAGTCCTCAGTGGATAGGCTGATGGGTGGATCTGCGGGTGAGTCGAGGCCGTCCCAGTCGGCCAGCCGCGCGTACCGCTCGCTGACGTCCGGCCGGGCCGGGGTCCGGGGTTCGGTGACGGTCAAGGTTGCCGGCCGCCAGGCGTCGCGGACCTGACGTATGTCGGCACCGGCCAGCACCGCCGACGCCTGCAGGCAGGCGCCCCGGGCGGTCGCCTCCGGCGCGTCACAGGTACGCACCGGTGTGCGCAGCAGGTCGGCGAGGAGCTGCCGGTACGCCGCCGAGCGGGCGGCCCCACCGGTGACCAGCACGTCGCCGTCGGCCGGGGCACCGGCGACGCGGAGCCGCTCGTGCCCGCGTACCAGGGCCAGCAGCACGCCCTCGACGGCGGCCGACGCCAGCTCCTCGCGGGTGGTGGCGGTGGTCAGCCCGGCGAGCACGCCGCGCGCCCGGGGCCGGTCCGGGGAGCGTTCGCCGTCGAGGAACGCGGCGAGCACCGGACGGTCCGGGTTCGCCGGAGCGGCCAGGGCGAGCCGGGCCAGCTCGTCGTGGTCGACGCCGAGCAGCCGGGCGAACGTGTCGGTCACCTTGGCGCAGTTGAGCACCGACACCAGCGGCAGGTAGCCGCCGGCCGCGTCGGCGACGCCGTTGACCCAGCCGCTGGCGTCGTGCACCGGATCGTCGGTGGTGGTCAGCACCACCCCGGAGGTGCCGAGGCTGTAGACCACCTCGCCGGAGCGGATGCCCAGGCCGAGGGCACCCGCGTGCTGGTCGCCGGCGCCTGGCCCGACGACCACGT is a window from the Solwaraspora sp. WMMD792 genome containing:
- a CDS encoding aldehyde dehydrogenase, whose protein sequence is MAEPAETVRVHDRFYIDGRWVEPSSDAMIEVIDSATEEPFLRVAAAQPPDMDRAIAAARRAFDEGPWPRLSHRERADYLRKLATGIKARTEDFAGVWARETGVLYNFAVRIGAMAEHSLNGYADLAETFAFEEPGLPSMWGGSGMLIREPVGVVGAIYPWNGALEYIVHKAGPALLAGCTVVLKSPSQAPGEAYLVAEIADEIGLPPGVLNIVTADRTVGEQLVTDPRVDKITFTGSTAAGRRIAALGGQRVARVTLELGGKSAAVILDDADVAGAARSLAGIECFQSGQVCASLTRIIVPRSRHDEMVEAIAAVFREVRVGSPFDPQTQMGPLASAAQRERVEGYVAKGVASGATLAAGGGRPKELDRGWFVEPTVFGNVDNSSVIAQEEIFGPVLSVIPAQDEKDAVRLANDSIYGLNAAVFTPDTDRALAVARQLRSGTVGQNGFKPDFGIAFGGFKQSGIGREGVREGIRAYLETKTVILGDAVAIG
- a CDS encoding DUF6346 domain-containing protein — encoded protein: MLYRLRLLFFAVVTLAVAYVFSLIYLTAVSFYPGTGSIRPYGPTGRPVQATVEECRRIGPVSTHGLGYWWVCRIIVEREGEKSLEAVVGHSIVGPGQIGKVVTLNEACRDPDRTECGYGKPVSRIFELLYGILGMLGRAFGFVLLFMVALYLFRAVVGAPTYFLLVDKWREMKDGPGVKRVGATVTARQGKDMTLSGRNEIDSLLRQLDDPVHLERPAGFDYAAEQARFAALVAAVEARLGCVCTVDAGMNVQDASYLGQFEIPASATATETEIFVRVSNFGGLALLGAERPGVYDDEETRILIAYADWRKVLEVLTNHGYVVLLEDALSRPYDGTSDALRHACPTYPATWFARYFDHL
- a CDS encoding CoA-acylating methylmalonate-semialdehyde dehydrogenase, producing the protein MPHFVDGARTTVVEAGGDGRHGEVFDPATGQVAATVGFASAAQVDAVVQVAARAARDWRDVSLARRTSVLFAFREIINARRDELAAVITAEHGKVLADAAGEVQRGLEVVEYACGIPSLLTGGFSENVSTEVDSYSLRQPLGVVAVISPFNFPAMVPLWFVPIAVACGNAVVVKPSEKDPSAAVLLAQWFTEAGLPPGVCNVVHGDREAVDALLDHPGVRAVSFVGSTPVARHVYTRGTAAGKRVQALGGAKNHMVVLPDADLDLAADAAVNAGFGSAGERCMAISALVAVEPVGDDLVARIVERLGKIRTGDGRRPGCDMGPLITAAHRDRVAGYVAAGAADGAKIVVDGRGVPVDGAAAGFWLGPTLLDQVTPQMSVYTDEIFGPVLSVLRVDSYDAALELVNANPYGNGTAIFTNDGGAARRFQHEVEVGMVGINVPIPVPMAYYSFGGWKASLFGDSHAHGRDGVHFFTRGKVVTSRWLDPSHGGVNLGFPTQT
- a CDS encoding aminotransferase class III-fold pyridoxal phosphate-dependent enzyme; the encoded protein is MTADDLLTRHRAVMPDWMPLYYAEPLEIVAGSGRRVTVADGRSYLDFFGGVLTNMIGYDIPEIREAVQRQLATGVVHTSTLYLIRHQVELAERIAALSGIADARVFFTNSGTEANEAALLAATNYRRSHQILAVRNSYHGRSYATMGITGHRSWSASALNPLQVSWLHSGDRLRGLLARLGPDAQLDAAVEDLREVLATQTAGDVACLIAEPIQGVGGFVHGPDGLFGEWKKVLDESGILLISDEVQTGWGRTGEHFWGYQAHGVVPDLLTFAKGIGNGFALAGVVGRADVLNCVPAISFSTFGGNPVSTAAGVAVLDYLRDHDLQANAARTGELLRTGLVEAAARHPIVGEVRGKGLMLAVEFVRPGTRDPDPAATTAVFEACRAGGLLVGKGGLYGNVLRMGPPLTLTDDEAREGLAILVDAIASVSASVSTTVEGSVA
- a CDS encoding transaldolase family protein, translated to MTVLYLDSADRAALAPLLATGLFAGVTTNPLLLDRAGLGQAELPALHDWAVAAGAGTVFLQTLAEDPDGIVTEGLRLRELSDRVVVKVPATRSGLTATRRLADQQVPVLVTAVYHAAQAVLAAAAGARYIAPYLGRMTAAGRDGLAQIQTMHRILAGGPTQTLVASIKSVDDLVRLAAAGVPSFTIGPALADELMRDELTDGAVAEFLAAAARNS
- the xylB gene encoding xylulokinase; protein product: MPVVAGVDSSTQSCTVELRDAVDGTLLGSGRAPHPPTFPPVSEQPATTWWSAFTTALPAAIADAATRGTAVTPQSIGAISVAGQCHGLVMLDAAGQVLRDVKLWNDTTSAPQAAALVTELGAAGWAEAVGSVPTAAFTITKLAWVAEHEPQLLRRLATVLLPHDYLTYRLTGRTVTDRSEATGTGYYAAHEQRWRTDLLTRFVDADLDWATMLPTVLGPAEPAGTLIPDVARQLGLRPDVVVGPGAGDQHAGALGLGIRSGEVVYSLGTSGVVLTTTDDPVHDASGWVNGVADAAGGYLPLVSVLNCAKVTDTFARLLGVDHDELARLALAAPANPDRPVLAAFLDGERSPDRPRARGVLAGLTTATTREELASAAVEGVLLALVRGHERLRVAGAPADGDVLVTGGAARSAAYRQLLADLLRTPVRTCDAPEATARGACLQASAVLAGADIRQVRDAWRPATLTVTEPRTPARPDVSERYARLADWDGLDSPADPPISLSTEDFV